The sequence CTCTTTCTGAgttgattgatttatttatgtggCAGATCAATGGATAAGGTATTTCCGTTTTACATAGAATCCGTGAAACCGGTTCTTAGcactttttcaaatatttcaatatgggTATCATACTTCATGGGTTTCAAAGGCCATAACAAGGTAAATATTTATGGTGCAGGGGAGAACAGTTTAAAATCCAACCATGAGGGAAAATAGCCCAACAGAATCGtttaaaaatcctcaaaattagcgttacgtgatttgtgaaagaaccctgTAAAACAATACGTGTGAGAGAGTTGGCTTTTAAAACAGATTGCCTGATGTTGGGAATGAGCTGCAGAGGACGAggaaggtccttcgtagcttattagggaaagcacctgtccagcgtactggggtcgtgggatcaaacctcaCCGAAagaagtggttaccctccaatacattttgcaaattgtacaaatcgagtttcagatattgaaaaaaaaaatcggtctatatttcacagagttatggtcatttgaattttgataaaattttgcctgtccTGATCATTCTGTCCATTGTAAAACCTTGCACTGGTTGAGCAGATTCAATGTAACACGTTTTAAACGTAGAATGTGTTTGATTACAAACACGAACAGTAGTgaacaagtgaagacattccactaaaaagctcaaaataattttctaaggaGGCAGAATGTAGTAGTCAAGTGTATCTTAAATGTAACtttaaaagtgctaatggtGTCTATTTCACTCTCGTTTTGCCCACAGCGTAACTCGCAGCAGCGGAACCTCAAGACGACCATATTGACCAACTTTATCAAAAAGATGGCATTCACCGGTTCGCTGAGGAAAACCCTTTTCGGGCTTCTACTGGTGATGGTGTTCTTAGTGATGCTGCTATACTGGAACGAAAACCAAAGCTCCATAAAACCAGCCGCTTCGGATATGCTGTTCGCTGGTATTTTCCACCGAAAAGGAGTGGCCGGTAGCGAAATGGGTGGAGGACTTGGTGCGCTGCCACCGCCAAAAGCAAAGTAAGTCGATTCAGATTATGAGACTGTTAACAAAGGTGCGTGGTTACCATCAATAAGTATTTGTTTTAGTTCACCGGAAAAGGCTTGGACGTACAAGTGCGTCAACAATCGATGCGTTCGACAGCACTACATTGAGCCTAGCGATCCGGAAAGTGCGTTTGGTGGCAGCACAACGGGGAGACGGGTTTCGTTCCTCACTTGCACGATGACTTGCGGTCCGATCAATATTTGGCCTCAACCAACGGGGAAGGCTTCGATTGGCAGTAAAGCTACCCGATTCAGTTTGGCGAATATGCATTTCAACGTAAAAACCGCCCACAAACCGGTGGAGGATCTACTGTGGGACGCTTTCCGGGTATTCAAGGAAGAGATCCGCGCTGTTTTGGTAGCGCATAGTGCAGGAGATGATGAGGGTGATAGTTCATCCGCGACAGAAAGTGGTGCTTCTGAGCAGCAGGAGAATGGTGCTAAAATAGGAAGTCCGGTGTCTAAGATTCGATTCTACAAGACTGTTGATGATAGTCAGCTGGATGTGGATCGGTTTGATATGCGAATACACGTTGTGAAGTCGCCGGATGTTCATCTTACTATGCACACAGACGAGAGCTACAATATGACGGTTGGGCGTAAGTCTATTTTGTCATTTATGTCATTTAGTATAAAGTCGTATAGTTTAGACTTTAAAAGATACCATTTATATAATATAAAATAGTAATAATTCATTGACTCTGCATCACCAAAGATATTCATCTTATACTTTCTTTTTCGCAGACACTGCACGCTCCCTAGTGGTAAAAGTGTTTGCCAATAGCTTTTTTGGGGCGAAGCACGCCCTCACCACGCTGCAACAGTTGATTTGGTTCGACGACGAGGAACGCATCCTGAAAGTATTGAACAAAGCCTTAATTGAAGATGTGCCAAGATTTAAGTAAGTATGTGCGTTATACAAGACAAAACATAGTGACACACTGTTGCTTTTCCCATTTGCAGTTTCCGTGGCCTTATGTTAGATACATCGAGACACTATTTCTCCGTAGACTCGATAAAACGAATGATGGTAGGAATGTCTCACTCCAAACTGAACCGCTTCCATTGGCACATTACGGATTCGCAGAGCTTCCCGTTGGTGTCAAAGCATTATCCGCAGTTGGCACAGTATGGAGCATATTCGGATCGGGAAATTTACACGGCGGAAGATGTTCGAGAAATTGTAGAATTTGCAAAGGTGCGAGGTATCCAGGTTATTCCGGAAATTGATGCACCTGCACACGCCGGTAACGGCTGGGATTGGGGTCCGAAGCACAACCTCGGTGATTTGAGCCTGTGCATTAATCAACAACCGTGGAGTTACTACTGCGGAGAACCTCCCTGCGGCCAGCTCAATCCCAAAAACAACAACACTTACCTGATCCTGCAGAAACTGTACGAGGAACTGCTGGAACTGACGGGTCCACTGGACTACTTCCATCTCGGGGGCGACGAAGTCAATCTGGAATGCTGGCAGCAGCATTTCAACGAGTCGGACATGCGTACGCTGTGGTGTGACTTCATGCAACAGGCGTACCACCGGCTGCAGATTGCCAACAAAGGGGTGGCCCCCAAAATGGTGGCCGTGTGGTCCAGTGGTTTGACAAACTATCCGTGcctttccaagagttcctttgcGGTGCAAGTGTGGGGCGGAAGCAAGTGGCAGGAGAACTATCAGCTGATAAGTGCCGGATTCAATTTGGTTATTTCGCACGTGGACGCATGGTACCTGGATTGCGGTTTCGGTAGTTGGCGGTCGACGGGTAAGTGTTTCTTGATTGATAGGTTTATGGAATGTTATATAGTTATAAGGtttcagttagccttgcgagtaaaGGCGTAGGGTGTCTAATTCTgagatggcacaaatctcccaaattgaggggaacgtgcctcctgagccgacgttctgatgttatctttggataaaaaaattttttcaacCCCAGGGCAGTATCGATCTTGGATCAATCGTTTCCAGTCGTCCTGAACCAActacaaaaagccatcgtgtacgcgaccTTCCACGAAGCATACGGTCTCTTCCGGGTTCTACTGAAAATTATCTTTTGCTTGATGCTCTTCCGACAAACGAACAacatgtccagcccactgtaGTCTGTAGTTGTATAAACTCAACGAACACCTGGTATAACTCGAGGACTAATCGTCTCATGATTTGAAATCCGACTGCTttgtacagggtgtctgcaaactATGCGTACAGATGTGAATGAAAGTCATTGTTGACGAGACTGGCCTGGTCTCTCATATACCACCGAAATTTGGCGATCGTGGTAGAATAAACTGCCAATGTAGACCTTCTGAGATGCAAAACTTGTTGATTTCCGGTTCTATTTGGAAAGCGAAAGACTGTCTTCAGCTCATTTTTTGCTCCCACAAAATTAGTTGCATATTGTACTATACATACTCCGCGTTGACTGCAAAAGTTTTGCAGCGAAACCTCCTCATAGCCACTATGAACGACGCATTAAATAATCCAATTACAAGTTCAAGATGAACAGCTCGGGTTGCAAAGCAAATGAACAATGCAGCATGGACCGTCAATGTTTTATTGGTACGTATCAAATTTTCCTTGTAATGAATGGACCACCAAAATCGACCCCGCAATACTGGAATGGCCTAGCAGGATTCAGCCGTTCAGTGGGAAGATGTCCCATTACCTGTTGAAGAGTTTTAGGGTTGTTCTTGAAACAGGTAATGCTTCGATGAACAATCTTGCGAACCACACTTTTGCCGTGGACTGGCCAGAATCGTAAACGCATCTGATATTCTGCGCTCCAGCATGGTAATACTTCTGGTGGTATTCTCTAGCAATCAACAAGGAAATATGGCATTTCGGAGGCAGTATGGCTGGGTGCTGTTGATCATAGCTGATAGCTGCAGCTTGAAGTCTTCCACCCAGTCGCATTACTCCGTTTTCATCCAAAAAACGGAGCAATGCactatgtttcataacacgcTTTCTAGTTTCCAGACATTTAATTTCTTGCCACAGATGTTTTGATGAGCTGTATTATATTcctttttagatttctcgaTCGAAGTGGCAATCCTTGACTTTAAGCATAGCAGTTGAACATGAGATTGATTATCGTTGCTGGTTTTCAGGTACATTACAGCTTCGTAAGCCCTTTTCGCTGTATCAGCAAATTCATGTAGTTCGACTGAACACTGTTAACAGTcacctctccacatctcgatattgaagaggCCATCGAGATAAGAAGTGATCAAGGAATGAGAGAAAAtctgaaatgggtactagatcgaaaaaagctcgttgctatgaaaaacgacaacataACAAATATCATTCCTTGTTTtcgatgtgtttgttattgttccgaggtggtctagtagcctagaattttgcatatatcgacataggaaaagaaaattttgaacaGAATATGACTAGAACACTTCGAGATagagaggttatcgagatgtagaaagcaaaaatgtatgtagattgaagggaccatgcAAACCTTccacatagggagagatatcaagatgtagaacatcgagatgtagagattCGACTGTATAACAGTGAACAGCTATCACCCTACGGTCTATTATTATGCCGGACACACCAGATAGCTGTAGGAAAAACCATTGCCAAGGTGTCGCAATCTCTTCTGGCAGTTTTTCATTCCACTTTATTTTCTCCAACCAAATGTCCTGCACCAACAATTTCCCGTTGACTATGAGGGAGATAAAAGCCTCAACGGATCGAAAATCGTTGAACTTCTCAGAGCACATTGTTAGTTAGTTAGTATTTCGTGGGCAGAGTGTTTTGCAACCAAGAAGTTCCAATGCTGAAGGACTACATCGTGTGAAAATGTACTGCAAATATTGTGGACGGTCACATCCGATTGAAGAACCATGTCCAGCAAAGAATAAAACATGCTCATTCTGTGGAAAGCGTGGGCATTTTCGTGCTGTTTGTCGCACTCGAAGTGGCAATGAAATTGCTTCCAACTCTAAGGCACTAGGCAAGAGATCTTTCGGAGGTTCTTACAAAAATTATGATGCGCCGTCTCATGGGCCACAGAGGAAATTTGTGAAGCGTGTCAATGCAATCGATGATACTATCGCATTAGCTGCAAGAAATTCTCAACTGATTGAAATGGTATCGTCTTCGAGCGATGTGGACGACATGATATGGGTAAAAGTAGGAGGCATATTAATCGAAATCCAGATTGATTCTGGAGTTCAATCGATTATTATCGACGACAAGACCTGCGAAGTTATGTGTCAAAATGGAGTAAAAGTACTTTTTGACTCTCGAATTTCCGATAAAAGTTTTAGAGCGTATGCGCAGCTTGAAAATCTTGTGGTTATTACTATGTTTGATGCTGAAATTGAAATAGCGGATAATATCAATACTCCGTGCAACGTTGCTCGATTCTGATGTTATCCAAGGAGGTCCTCAGCCATTGTTAGGGAAGACTACAGCTAAACAGCTTGGCGAGATGATTGTTGGATTACCAAGTCAGTCACAGTTGATTCGAAATGTCGAGGTTTTAAGACCATTTCCGAGTTTCCGTGGAGTACGAATACACATACCAGTTGATCGATCAATTGAACCTGTATCACAGAGATTGAGAGGATTGCCATTCGCAACATTGAAGCGGTGGAGAAAAAGCTTGAGGAGTTGCTCGTCAACGATATCATTCAACCTGTCTTCGAACCAAGTCGATGGGTATCGCCGATAGTTGTCGTAGTAAAGGATAGTGGTGATATCCGATTGTGTATTGACATGCGTCAAGTAAATAAGGCTATTTTACGCAAGACGCATCCTCTTCCGACCATTGATGACATCAGGTGAAAGCTCAATGGGGCAGCTTATTTTTCAAGATTGGACATTAAAGATGCCTTTCACCTATTGAAGTAAGAAGATGGAAGCAAGCCGCTTACCACATTTATTACACACAAAGGTTAGTATTAGAACCAGTTTATGAGTTCATAAGGAAAGGAATAAATAAAGAATCTAACACAAAATATAAATGCAAGTATTTAACAATGTCTTTATTGTTATAGGTTTATTCCGTTACAAACGCTTGATGTTTGGAATATCGTGTGCTCcaaagatttttcaaaagattctGGAGCAGATCCTTTCCAATTGTGATCATCGCGTAAATTTCATTGATTATATTATCGTCGCTGGACGCACAGAACAAGAACATGACGAGGCACTCAagaaagttttgaataaactaCGCGAATATGACATTCTGTAGAATCAAGCGAAATGCCAATTTAAATTATCAGAAGTTGACTTTTTGGGTCACCGCTTTGGTTCTTATGGTATGATTCCGTCACAGAATAAAATTGAAGCCATACAATTCTTCCGATCTCCAAAAACGTCTGAAGAAGTACGGAGTTTTTTTGGCCTCGTGAATTACGTTGGTGCGTTCATTCCAGACTTAGCAACTGTATCATTTCCACTTCGCGAACTCACTAAAGCCCAATCGATTTTCAAATGGGAGCACGAAGAACAAGAAGCCTTTGACTAACTGGTATC comes from Armigeres subalbatus isolate Guangzhou_Male chromosome 2, GZ_Asu_2, whole genome shotgun sequence and encodes:
- the LOC134210117 gene encoding probable beta-hexosaminidase fdl isoform X1; the protein is MFRRTYFQRNSQQRNLKTTILTNFIKKMAFTGSLRKTLFGLLLVMVFLVMLLYWNENQSSIKPAASDMLFAGIFHRKGVAGSEMGGGLGALPPPKANSPEKAWTYKCVNNRCVRQHYIEPSDPESAFGGSTTGRRVSFLTCTMTCGPINIWPQPTGKASIGSKATRFSLANMHFNVKTAHKPVEDLLWDAFRVFKEEIRAVLVAHSAGDDEGDSSSATESGASEQQENGAKIGSPVSKIRFYKTVDDSQLDVDRFDMRIHVVKSPDVHLTMHTDESYNMTVGHTARSLVVKVFANSFFGAKHALTTLQQLIWFDDEERILKVLNKALIEDVPRFNFRGLMLDTSRHYFSVDSIKRMMVGMSHSKLNRFHWHITDSQSFPLVSKHYPQLAQYGAYSDREIYTAEDVREIVEFAKVRGIQVIPEIDAPAHAGNGWDWGPKHNLGDLSLCINQQPWSYYCGEPPCGQLNPKNNNTYLILQKLYEELLELTGPLDYFHLGGDEVNLECWQQHFNESDMRTLWCDFMQQAYHRLQIANKGVAPKMVAVWSSGLTNYPCLSKSSFAVQVWGGSKWQENYQLISAGFNLVISHVDAWYLDCGFGSWRSTAEGACSPYRNWQTVYKHRPWDEMKLTSLQMRQILGGEACLWTEQVDESTLDSRLWPRAAALAERLWTDPVEEIYSESVPKDTFNRMSVFRNHLLELGIRAEPIFPKYCAQNQDECV
- the LOC134210117 gene encoding probable beta-hexosaminidase fdl isoform X3, translating into MAFTGSLRKTLFGLLLVMVFLVMLLYWNENQSSIKPAASDMLFAGIFHRKGVAGSEMGGGLGALPPPKANSPEKAWTYKCVNNRCVRQHYIEPSDPESAFGGSTTGRRVSFLTCTMTCGPINIWPQPTGKASIGSKATRFSLANMHFNVKTAHKPVEDLLWDAFRVFKEEIRAVLVAHSAGDDEGDSSSATESGASEQQENGAKIGSPVSKIRFYKTVDDSQLDVDRFDMRIHVVKSPDVHLTMHTDESYNMTVGHTARSLVVKVFANSFFGAKHALTTLQQLIWFDDEERILKVLNKALIEDVPRFNFRGLMLDTSRHYFSVDSIKRMMVGMSHSKLNRFHWHITDSQSFPLVSKHYPQLAQYGAYSDREIYTAEDVREIVEFAKVRGIQVIPEIDAPAHAGNGWDWGPKHNLGDLSLCINQQPWSYYCGEPPCGQLNPKNNNTYLILQKLYEELLELTGPLDYFHLGGDEVNLECWQQHFNESDMRTLWCDFMQQAYHRLQIANKGVAPKMVAVWSSGLTNYPCLSKSSFAVQVWGGSKWQENYQLISAGFNLVISHVDAWYLDCGFGSWRSTAEGACSPYRNWQTVYKHRPWDEMKLTSLQMRQILGGEACLWTEQVDESTLDSRLWPRAAALAERLWTDPVEEIYSESVPKDTFNRMSVFRNHLLELGIRAEPIFPKYCAQNQDECV
- the LOC134210117 gene encoding probable beta-hexosaminidase fdl isoform X2 encodes the protein MDAKRNSQQRNLKTTILTNFIKKMAFTGSLRKTLFGLLLVMVFLVMLLYWNENQSSIKPAASDMLFAGIFHRKGVAGSEMGGGLGALPPPKANSPEKAWTYKCVNNRCVRQHYIEPSDPESAFGGSTTGRRVSFLTCTMTCGPINIWPQPTGKASIGSKATRFSLANMHFNVKTAHKPVEDLLWDAFRVFKEEIRAVLVAHSAGDDEGDSSSATESGASEQQENGAKIGSPVSKIRFYKTVDDSQLDVDRFDMRIHVVKSPDVHLTMHTDESYNMTVGHTARSLVVKVFANSFFGAKHALTTLQQLIWFDDEERILKVLNKALIEDVPRFNFRGLMLDTSRHYFSVDSIKRMMVGMSHSKLNRFHWHITDSQSFPLVSKHYPQLAQYGAYSDREIYTAEDVREIVEFAKVRGIQVIPEIDAPAHAGNGWDWGPKHNLGDLSLCINQQPWSYYCGEPPCGQLNPKNNNTYLILQKLYEELLELTGPLDYFHLGGDEVNLECWQQHFNESDMRTLWCDFMQQAYHRLQIANKGVAPKMVAVWSSGLTNYPCLSKSSFAVQVWGGSKWQENYQLISAGFNLVISHVDAWYLDCGFGSWRSTAEGACSPYRNWQTVYKHRPWDEMKLTSLQMRQILGGEACLWTEQVDESTLDSRLWPRAAALAERLWTDPVEEIYSESVPKDTFNRMSVFRNHLLELGIRAEPIFPKYCAQNQDECV